caatcctttctcgcaaacatgtaaaatatcaaaagaatgattctcaggtaaagcatggccactgtctatcaagtgcttcgcaaaatttgacttttctggatggttgtgtctgtatgacgcaacatgctccttatacctggtagtgaaattacggcctgtttgccccacatacactttattacaattatcacaagtaagcttataaactccagatttttttcccttctcgagcttatctttcccattgcaaagtttagagtgcaaagtgttgtttgtcctaaaagccacaggaatgtcgttagattttaaaattttgtaaattgcatctgacaatttgccaacataagttatgctcgctttgtatttcttaatcGGCTCAGAGGATCGTGCAGCATACAACATATTGTTGACTATACTATTTCGCTTTTTTCTGATGATTCCATCCACAACAGACTTATCATAGCCATTCGAAActgctaaatgataaatattatttagttcagcTCGATAGTGTTCATCAGAAAGAGGCACAGTCAACATCCGATGCACATAACAATGAAAAGCAGCCAACTTATGTTGCCATGGATGCGTCGAAGAAGCCGGGATAACCGAATCAGTATGTGTAGGCTTACGGTAAATTTGGAAATGATGCCTATTATTCACTCTCGAAATTGTTAAATCCAGAAAATTCAATGAGTTGTCTTGCTCCAGTTCCTTTTTAAACTTGATTTTCGGATGCTTACTATTAAGTTCAGCAATAAAAGCATCCAGTTGGCCCATGCTCCCCATCcaacaaataatcaaatcatctacgtatctaaaataatataatatattattattgcctaCAATGTGCTGGTTCTCAAAATGGTCCATAAAAATATCCGCCATTAAAGGACTCAGCGGAGAACCCATAGCCAAACCATCACTTTGCAAATAATACTGTCCCCcaaatctgaaataattttgtttcatacaaaTCGCAGTAAGATCTATCAACTCATCTACCTCCCCTGGATGCAACCGTTGCTTTTCAAAAAGACCCCTAAGAATATCCAAAGTATCCCCATATGGCACATTCGTAAACAAACTGTCTACATCTAATGAAAGAAGGACAGCATTCTCTGGTATgttaatatcttttattttctctATTAACTGCAAGCTATTCTTCAAACAATATTTCGGCTGGAACTGAGACTTctgtctaataataaaaaaatgcaataaaaaattctatgtttgtttttgaaacCGAGCATCAAAAGAACATGGTTGTGCCTATGAATCCACGAGCTCCTTTTCTTTACGGACTTCCAAAAATCCATAAGGATAATATTCCGGTTCGTCCAGTGGTCTCTTACTTGGGTGCTCCAACTTATAATCTAGCTAAGAGGTTGAATTGTATTATTAGACAGAAGTCTCAGTTCCAGCCGAAATATTGTTTGAAGAATAGCTTGCAGTTAATagagaaaataaaagatattaacATACCAGAGAATGCTGTCCTTCTTTCATTAGATGTAGACAGTTTGTTTACGAATGTGCCATATGGGGATACTTTGGATATTCTTAGGGGTCTTTTTGAAAAGCAACGGTTGCATCCAGGGGAGGTAGATGAGTTGATAGATCTTACTGCGAtttgtatgaaacaaaattatttcagatttgGGGGACAGTATTATTTGCAAAGTGATGGTTTGGCTATGGGTTCTCCGCTGAGTCCTTTAATGGCGGATATTTTTATGGACCATTTTGAGAACCAGCACATTGtaggcaataataatatattatattattttagatacgtagatgatttgattatttgttgGATGGGGAGCATGGGCCAACTGGATGCTTTTATTGCTGAACTTAATAGTAAGCATCCGAAAATCAAGTTTAAAAAGGAACTGGAGCAAGACAACTCATTGAATTTTCTGGATTTAACAATTTCGAGAGTGAATAATAGGCATCATTTCCAAATTTACCGTAAGCCTACACATACTGATTCGGTTATCCCGGCTTCTTCGACGCATCCATGGCAACATAAGTTGGCTGCTTTTCATTGTTATGTGCATCGGATGTTGACTGTGCCTCTTTCTGATGAACACTATCGAgctgaactaaataatatttatcatttagcagTTTCGAATGGCTATGATAAGTCTGTTGTGGATGGAATCATCAGAAAAAAGCGAAATAGTATAGTCAACAATATGTTGTATGCTGCACGATCCTCTGAGCCgattaagaaatacaaagcgagcataacttatgttggcaaattgtcagatgcaatttacaaaattttaaaatctaacgacattcctgtggcttttaggacaaacaacactttgcactctaaactttgcaatgggaaagataagctcgagaagggaaaaaaatctggagtttataagcttacttgtgataattgtaataaagtgtatgtggggcaaacaggccgtaatttcactaccaggtataaggagcatgttgcgtcatacagacacaaccatccagaaaagtcaaattttgcgaagcacttgatagacagtggccatgctttacctgagaatcattcttttgatattttacatgtttgcgagaaaggattgcgtttgagtgttctggaacagttggaaataattaggtacaacaatagggggatgattcttaacgaacagttgaatgttgcgtcatcgccgttattacgaatttttccatctcactcacacttgcacagtagggggactggtcaaggtataaatatggccgaccgttctagacagctcagtcagttgtcgggtgtcataccgtcaacatctcctgaggatgcctcgtagagaggcgaaacacgtgtcgagttttgtacttttggtggtgggttgttatatttatttgcgtatttatttttgcggtgggagggtgggaacattaattgcatgtaaaaatacgcaagtaagtataacgggttagcactgattgactaacacgttattttctcgcggattagcaaagtaatattacttgttttaattagcattacATCTGCTGGCTGATGGCAATTATCAACACGGGACTGGTCAGGATCATGGTTTATCTATTGGTCAGACGACTGTAAGCCACAGTATCTCGAACAATTTGTAGATGCTGTGAACAGAAGGTACTTATGTTTATTGGACCACTGAACTACTAGGCATCAAAAACTGTGAGAGTATACTAGGGCTATCTtagtagtttttacttttttgaataaGCATCAGTGTTGATGTATTGTGTAATGAGATAGGTATTGTTTGATAGTTATGTTCAGGTAGTTAGTTACATTGGatacataatctggaattgCAATACTAGCTAGGTTTGACTAAGGTTAAGTTCTAAAACGTGCCATCTAAAATATGCTCCTTTTTACAGACTTAAAGACCAATGGATAATAGTTTTTCCTGGAACTGATCGGTCCCGACGATCAGTTGCCTCAGGATTTGAGGATGCATATGGTCTGCCAAATATCTTGGGTGTAGTAGACTGCACTCAAGTGAAAATATTTCCCACCTGTGCCACACGGAGTGCAATATCTGAATCGGAAAGGCGTTCACGCTCTTAATGTACAGCTAGTAAGTTTcaattttagttacaaataatgatttttttatattaatcataaaatcctCATCACTGACcacaatgtatgtatattataattaaataaagaaatataaatactatgggacaatctaacacaaatcgactaagataatgatgtacctaatctagattgattataataattcattaaaataataacttatatgTTACTACTTGGTTGTCACCAATTCTcaaataagaatataaataaccTTATATCTTCAGATTGCAGATGTCAACTGTAAGATCTTGGCAGTAAACAAGAGGTTTCCTGGCCGTGTGCACGACTCtttcatatttaacaattcGTCCATTTAGGATGAATTAAGAAGATTGTACAATGGCCACATTGGGGAGTATTTCCTTCTGGGTAAGCAGAAAATTGTGTATCTgtacctagtgtaaatttattcgatggggagacgtgacgtacgcgtttgcgttaactgtcattttgtatggaattttgagtttccaaaacatcccgcttggcgcgctgtttctaaatcccttagcaccacttgcaccatttcactaactcggggttaactggttaaccctggagttaccatgttaccagtacaatttcacattgggttaacggtttaaccggttaaccccgggttattgGAATGGGGCAAGTGCATGTTAGTAAATGTACTAAGATCacgaccacagaataaatagttcatgactaagttaatatacctatcataatgtaaataaccggccaagagcatgtcgggccacgctcagtgtagggttccgtagttactcttccgtcacaataagctaaactggagcttaaagtgtagtaaatggtacctttcacccgagttaaacaaataggcaaatttgcataatcagtacctaattaaagaagtctttttactatgaagggaaaactttttgcgataactcaaaaacagctaaactgatcatgtccgctatagttttcatttaatgtctttcttaagctctacttccacgatttttttcatattttttggacctatggttcaaaagttagaggggggggacacattttttttttctttcggagcgattatctccgaatatattcactttatcaaaaaatgtttcttgaaaacccctattagttttgaaagacctttccaacgataccccacactttagggttgaagcgaaaaaaaaaattcacccccactttacgtgtaggggaggtaccctaaaaaaaattaaaattttagattttattgtacgactttgtcggctttattgatttatatatccatgccaaatttcagctttctaacactaacgaccacggagcaaagcctcggacagacagacagacagacagacagacagacagacggacatggcgaaactataagggttccgttttatgccatttggctacggaaccctaaaaaggcataaGCAAGGGGGAAGTTTCGTTAGTTGTTCAGATGATTAAGTATTATgtaaccaaaaaataataatttcaggtGACTCGGGGTATGCTCTTGAGCCATGGCTCATGACGCCAGTGCTGAATCCTGCCCCGGGAAGCCCAGAAGCAAGGTACACGGTCTGGCACTGTCGCGTGCGCAACACGATCAAGCGTACCAATGGGTACCTCAAAAACGTATTCCGGTGCCTGGGCCACGACCGCGTCTTACACTACAGCCCGACGAAGGCATCGTCAATAATAAATGCATGTTGCGTAGTATACAACATAATGCAACATTATAGGTAAGTGAGCTTAACATTGCAGATTCTCatcagtgatagagaggttagataagtaacgaaattttcttgtttcgcggtagaccctcagggcctccgctagctgacgcggacgcccgccgcgtgcgcacgctcgcgggtcctgctcccaggccaattccgtcgcacgcgcccgcgccacttAGCGCTAttcatacaatttgttattagacggggcgtccgttcggataatccgcgtcagctagcggaggccctcagattgtgatggattgtggtagttgtgacccctacgcagagtttcgcgtaatattccctattaaatGAAGATAAGGGCAAATGGAATAAATTTCATTGTTCAGCGATTGATGAAGAAAGTTTCACATTTTTACTCTTTATAGTGATGATTAGATTTCTTCTTTAAATTCTAATATTCATACCGATGTTCTCCTTTTTCTTGCAGAAATGTTCCCGAGGAAATCGTAGGAGATATTGATGAAGACGCTCCTCAAGAACTTCCTCATCGTCATGCGCAAAACGGACTACTATTAAGAGTGGCGCAGGAAAAGCGTGCGCgtctaataaatacatattttgcttattactatgttttattctgatacaaatacctacctaatatacaAAACGTAGAAAAATGCGCAatgctttagattcccttaactttGTTATGGCTACAGGAAAAATGGGAAAGAGTtaaccatattataaaatgtgtatgaaccAAATCCCTTTTTCCCGCTCTATGTAGTAATatactaaataagtatgtattttctttcaagaaatgtaatcagaacattattttactaataaaacacaGTTTTCAAAATCAGTAAACTTTAATTccttttgctcggaaaacaaataggtaaaaactcaaaaacgccccgaaaacccccatatagcaaatttaattgaaatcatttgAGCCATTTTCGAGATCACcgtaatcattgacatatatctaaggacgggccttatgggcaataagaataaccggtcaagtgcgagttcgtttacctcgcacaccgagggttccgtacaaacttcaaattttctcatgaaatacttgaccaatgtaaaaaaaaacaatttttattcttaaacttCGGAGATGAGAGAGGGGGGGGGAtggtattattttcacattttccttcatacgtaaatttttttttcacaatgaaaataaaaaattgttttgtaattttcaatttgagctctttcaaatgataccccacttgacctatttAACTAGACTTTGCAATTttaccccctcttcatattgggaattttccattattaatacttacaaataaaataaaataaatacacatccaatatgtttgggtcagcgttattcattactattccaaatttcacatcgatagcttaaggtggttcgattttcatacaaaaaacaatcgctatttattaattaattacacaatattattacataaatagttgcgcatctatctactttcgaatattcatttgcgctaaattaatagaaaaactttgtttcatacagaaatcatgcaataatcaacgttatatttttataaattttactcatgtgtgtgtgacaaatgtcgtgtacaaatacattgcggcgttgccactccatgcttcggacggccatcgcgcgacgttgcgatgtttgacgcgtttttagctgactctgtcgacactgacactcagtgtgaccaggcgtacgataattgtcgtacatgtacgataatttgggccccggtatgacgtaatgttccaaagagcattatcgtacactaaagtactataatttcagcccttggatgatgccaccttaaaagtctagtaatttaaagcaaaatatgacactttctctcagaaataggctaaaattagtatcttttgggtgttcggctccttggtgtaagtttaaagtttaaaatgtcacaatttcctgtataccgtttgagtctatcccaaaaatacacaaacataaacagatgtttgcgcaatttagacgaaaattgtcttttttttattattaattggaaatttaagcttattttgctagacatttttaggggctacctttttgattggcgtacgatatttttttcaacggtacaataatattgacactcaagtacgataattctcttccgctcacctggcaacactgctgaaacttgacaggacctaccctaccgcgaaaacctaaatttgcaaattgcggggatctttctcttttactctcactaagacgtaattagagtgacagagaaaaattgccggtattgacgaatttcgattttcccggtagccgccctggtgcttgaggtacttgatagaaaacaacgctgccgcatgttctgaattgtgattttatgtgtttttggattgaaaatgatagcaacgtctaaatcaagttacaaaaatcaccgatattctggtccgcgaaaaaccaggaaaagtgtaactgtaattggagtctacaaaaaagcggccaagtgcgagtcggactcgcccatgacgggttccgtaccatttatgacgtattaaaaaaactacttactagatctggttcaaaccaattttcgttggaagtttgcatggtaatgtatatcatatattttttttagatttttcattccgttattttagaagttacagggggggggggacacactttttttcactttggaagtgtctctcgcgcaaactattcagtttagaaaaaaatgatattagaaacctaaatatcatttttgaagacctatccttagataccccacacgtatgggtttgatgaaaaaaaatttttttttttaatttttatgacgtattaaaaaaaaactacttactagatctcgttcgaaccaattttcggtggaagtttgcatggcaatgtatatcatattttttttttagatttttcattctgttattttagaagttacggggggggggggggggggggacacactttttaccactttggaagtgtctctcgcgtaaactattcagtttagaaaaaaatgatattagaaacctcaatatcatttttaaagacctatccatagataccccacacgtatgggtttgatgaaaaaagattttttgagtttcagttctaagtatggggaacccccaaaatttattgttttttttctatttttgtgtaaacatcataatgcggttcatagaatacatctacttaccaagtttgaacagtatagcttttatagtttcggaaaaaagtggctgtgacagaatcggacagacagacggacatgacgaatctataagggttccgttttttgccatttggctacggaaccctaaaaatgaccaattcatagaaaatatgacctagaaactagttcacttttataaaactcaattttgcccgagattgtatttaggcgaatacctaagggagctaagtgtattgatcttgaataattagttggctaatacatatatgactccaacatgatatgacatttacatcataactattatacctagttggttactaagttctgttactcgatttctttctttcttcctagcgttgtcccagcatattgccacggctcaatggagcttggggtccgctttgacaactaatcccaagatttggcgtaggcactagtttttacgaaagccactgccatctgaccttccaacccagagggtaaaactaagccttgttgggattagtccagtttcctcacgatgttttccttcaccgaaaagcgactggtaaatatcaaatgatatctgttctgaagttctgttactcgatttgcaacctctttatttccgttaaaacaaatgctaccgaaaaaataaaaaatgacaatgtggtggatttgtgagctataattatataccacacataacgcttatctcgtcgtatctataacgaattggggcctaaaagagaatcgtattccaattttttgaaacgcttgtattactttctatattaactaaaagttgccttaaaattcagcttttatactaaaaacggctttaaatatgttaaattaacaaaatatattttgacagatgctttcgcgcccaaaacgctctttgaaaattgtgtgacgtcacagtttatggtttgacacataactacatacacacgtagaagatacgaactgtcaactgatatttgtcatttgttgttaatcgcctaactgtcaacagtgtcaatccgagagttgtgacgtcatcagaatcttcaatgatgtttcgagtttggtcactggacgtgtgccaaaagatattttaaattcaatatttacaaaaatatggtcattacaggtcccctaaaagtagtttaacatgtttttataatccaaaatatttttttgggatacaattatgccctaagatttgtagatggaagcaaccctattgcgttgcacaaatgtgggcacccgccaaacatgattttgggtgtgtcatacttaggactaacacagattcatttctatgaaaaaggtgtgaaaaccggaaactggaaaccgttctcgaaccaatagtgaagcccttaagccacaccctatttcaaaaccagccatggatctttgaacaggactcagctcctgcacataaggcaaaaacaactcaagcctggtttcgaaggaacaaaattgactttattgcccacgaagactggccgtcctccagcccggaccttaaccccctggattatgccatatagcaggttattgaggagaaagcctgtgctaaaccccacccaaatcttaactccctcaagcgggccatagttaagacagtgacggaattagacatgacaatcgtgcgtgccgctattgatgactggcctcgtcgtttgagggcctgtgtcaaagccagaggaggattttgtgtacttcattttaatataaactttattaaactttcgttggtatattttatgtagataaagattattgcagtaacagaatttaataaccaactaggtagaaaacaatgcaatacataaacacaaattggatatgatgtgatccgttgaatgaaattgacaataaataaaataaataaataattttctatctctaggcattgtgtgaaacttctagttgtgtcaaaatatcgggaaatcaataatataaacaaacatggtaaatatctcatttctttttataatggttataaatagaaggccatgcaattttgtaactcactgtaatttaattaaatgtatcgtaaaaaaaatgttttaattctactgtaaaatagtacctacttttttaaaggctgggcagtaagggattgctttaattttagaacaaaacagcgtttttttttgaaaaaaataccagaaaatctgacttacaaatttggactttcttaggttcattctacttagaatcttctccaccctagcagtaaaaaaagatatcctaaaatatccataccattacgtcacattttagtgtgaaagaaatttcaatgtaaaactaaaactatacaaattttccggtttttttagcacgaggattgattatgctactaatagtgattctgagttggaagaacccaaaaatatcatgatgtgtgagaatcagatttttaatatttttatggaaaacgctcatatttctcataaaataatttattaataataggtacttgataatactgataacaaaaaaaaaattaatgagtctcgaacccacatcctcttgcatgtatttccacgtacataccgcaacgctattgaagcctattcacgctgtgccaaattgtctactacaaggatcccagtaagactgtttgaatgtgtgagtgatacttagaaatagagtcaagaaacattctgtcgacattaaggggtagtttttgtacaatgaagtgttcaatgtttgttgtaatagttcaatatttatttaaagagtgcgctaaacataatttacagtatagaaataccaagactactccacaaaaaaattaaaactcaaaatttgcaattgtggcgccatctagtgaggtttaagctttgggtaacctagtcgaaccaccttaagtacttctcgagatatttagcaatagcaccataagggttccttttgtacctttttggtacggaaccctaataaacatacggtgtgtatttttgatatggcCGCAAACGTAAACTAGACGGAGGGTGCGAGGACAGCGCTTAGCTCAGACGTCTTCCTCTTCCATTATAACTGTGTCTTCCAAGTTCTCAATAATCTCGGTGTCCTCCAATGTGTTAATACTGGAAcaataccaaaatataatttataataataattaagaagtgGGTCCTTTATTCAAGGTACGAGATATTAACGGTGATTACTTTTGAAGCCACATCCATATATGTGTGTAAGTTGAGTCTCTCGAGCAACTCGCAGATGGCGTTGCAATCGTTTAAAAAACATGTCACTAGGTACAACAAACCCAAAGGAACAAAACCGACATTAGACGATTCGATGGTAATCCCAGCCAGTGTAGATGTAGACTTTGGCGTCAATTGCTTTTTGGATTTTGAATGTAGGATGCTTGATTAATGACTGGATGATTGAATAACGTATGCAGATGAACTTTTGAAtgattttaatacaaatttctTCATTACATGCAGTTTTACTATATAAGCTTATTAACTACACCATTTTGACACTGATTTTGAGTTTAAAAAAGGGCGTAAGTATGTGTGCGCTCGTCAACAGCGAACGGCGAAGAGTGATATGCAAATTAGATGCGGCTGCCTCCCCCGCGCGGTGCATTCCCCTCGGATCTCCGTGAGTTAGGGTTCCTTAAcagtagacgtgcctcggccgaggcggcgcactagggcgaggaaaacgcgcgctcCGCCTCgtccgaggcacgtctacactggccgttttgtgcgtgaggaagttgcctggcgcgtatgctcgctctgtgtggacccggctatttgaGTTACTTTTGTTTGGTGACTAACTAATCAAAGATGAAATAAGATTTATCACAATTATGAATGAGGAGTAGAAATTCACGATAAAAAagctatgcatttgacatttcgaaagacctccgtctacactagcaCCCCTAGTGGCGAAATTAAACGCGGTAGCACTCATTCGGgcgttaataatattgtattccaAAGGCTCTCATACACGAAAATAAGATCTTGCTCCTTGGAAAGGTCAGAGGATGAACCTATAATTATTCAGGTAGTTCAACCTCAGGGTAGGAGTGCTTGTTCATTCGTTCGCGTGTTATTACTAGTACATActacttaaacaataaataatacgtttatttgttagttgatatgagcaaagaaaatttgaaatagaggtggattgtcaatgaaa
The nucleotide sequence above comes from Cydia pomonella isolate Wapato2018A chromosome 2, ilCydPomo1, whole genome shotgun sequence. Encoded proteins:
- the LOC133531428 gene encoding uncharacterized protein LOC133531428; translated protein: MGSPLSPLMADIFMDHFENQHIVGNNNILYYFRYVDDLIICWMGSMGQLDAFIAELNSKHPKIKFKKELEQDNSLNFLDLTISRVNNRHHFQIYRKPTHTDSVIPASSTHPWQHKLAAFHCYVHRMLTVPLSDEHYRAELNNIYHLAVSNGYDKSVVDGIIRKKRNSIVNNMLYAARSSEPIKKYKASITYVGKLSDAIYKILKSNDIPVAFRTNNTLHSKLCNGKDKLEKGKKSGVYKLTCDNCNKVYVGQTGRNFTTRYKEHVASYRHNHPEKSNFAKHLIDSGHALPENHSFDILHVCEKGLRLSVLEQLEIIRYNNRGMILNEQLNVASSPLLRIFPSHSHLHSRGTGQGINMADRSRQLSQLSGVIPSTSPEDAS